The following proteins come from a genomic window of Pseudomonas hygromyciniae:
- the cysM gene encoding cysteine synthase CysM: MTLQYPTIADCVGNTPLVRLQRMAGNTSNTLLLKLEGNNPAGSVKDRPALSMITRAELRGQIKPGDTLIEATSGNTGIALAMAAAIKGYKMILIMPDNGSAERKAAMTAYGAELLLVTPEEGMEGARDLAERMAAEGRGQVLDQFANGDNPEAHYTSTGPEIWRQTQGTITHFVSSMGTTGTIMGNSRYLKEQNPAIQIVGLQPMEGAAIPGIRRWPEEYLPKIYNAARVDRIIDMAQREAEDTTRRLAREEGIFCGVSSGGAVAGMLRLSAELENAVIVAIICDRGDRYLSTGIFDAPN, translated from the coding sequence ATGACCTTGCAGTACCCAACCATCGCCGATTGCGTCGGCAACACCCCCCTGGTCCGCTTGCAGCGCATGGCGGGTAACACCAGCAATACCTTGCTGCTCAAGCTCGAAGGTAATAACCCGGCGGGCTCGGTCAAGGACCGTCCGGCGTTGTCGATGATCACCCGCGCCGAGTTGCGTGGGCAGATCAAGCCCGGCGACACCCTGATCGAAGCCACCTCCGGCAATACCGGGATTGCCCTGGCCATGGCCGCGGCGATCAAGGGCTACAAGATGATCTTGATCATGCCCGACAACGGCAGCGCCGAGCGCAAGGCGGCGATGACCGCCTATGGTGCCGAGCTGTTGCTGGTCACTCCGGAAGAAGGCATGGAAGGCGCGCGCGATCTCGCCGAGCGCATGGCCGCCGAAGGCCGTGGCCAGGTCCTGGACCAGTTCGCCAACGGTGACAACCCAGAAGCGCACTACACCAGCACCGGCCCGGAAATCTGGCGCCAGACCCAGGGCACCATCACCCATTTCGTCAGCTCCATGGGCACCACCGGCACCATCATGGGCAACTCGCGCTACCTCAAGGAGCAGAACCCGGCGATCCAGATCGTTGGCCTGCAACCGATGGAAGGCGCGGCGATCCCCGGGATCCGCCGCTGGCCCGAAGAGTATCTGCCAAAGATCTACAACGCCGCCCGGGTCGATCGCATCATCGACATGGCCCAGCGTGAAGCCGAAGACACCACCCGTCGCCTGGCCCGTGAAGAAGGCATCTTCTGCGGTGTGTCCTCCGGCGGCGCCGTGGCCGGCATGTTGCGCTTGTCTGCAGAACTGGAAAACGCAGTTATCGTCGCGATCATCTGTGACCGAGGCGACCGCTACCTGTCGACCGGCATTTTCGACGCGCCCAACTGA
- the rlmD gene encoding 23S rRNA (uracil(1939)-C(5))-methyltransferase RlmD, whose protein sequence is MAKQERGLRFQPTGGNRAPQIPVGKKQRLTIERLANDGRGIAFFEGRTWFVVGALAGEEVEARVLGAHGKVVEARTERVFKASELRRPAPCAHAGRCGGCSLQHLPHDEQLALKQRMLAEQLSRVAGVEPQEWAAPLSGPEFGYRRRARVAVRYDVKAKHLDVGFRAVASQDIVAIDDCPVLVQALQPIMQRLPNMLRRLSKPQALGHVELFSGSSIAVLLRHMAPLSDADLVVLQEFCAFHDAQLWLHGEGEPQPFAAGPGLGYRLQQWDLDLAYRPGDFVQVNAGVNEAMVAQALDWLAPRSDERVLDLFCGLGNFALPLARQVREVVAVEGVQAMVDRAALNAASNNLHNVQFFQADLSQPLSDAQWAKAGFCAVLLDPPRDGALEVVRKLATLGADRLVYVSCNPATLARDTVELVKQGYRLKRAGILDMFPQTAHVEAMALFEAS, encoded by the coding sequence ATGGCCAAGCAAGAGCGAGGCCTGCGTTTCCAGCCAACGGGCGGTAATCGGGCGCCACAAATCCCGGTCGGTAAAAAGCAGCGCCTGACCATCGAGCGCCTGGCCAATGATGGCCGGGGGATCGCGTTTTTCGAAGGCCGCACCTGGTTTGTCGTGGGGGCCCTGGCCGGCGAAGAGGTCGAGGCGCGGGTGCTGGGTGCCCATGGCAAAGTGGTCGAGGCCCGCACCGAGCGGGTGTTCAAGGCCAGCGAACTGCGTCGCCCGGCGCCGTGCGCCCATGCCGGCCGTTGTGGCGGTTGCAGCTTGCAACACTTGCCCCATGACGAACAGCTTGCCCTGAAACAGCGCATGCTCGCCGAGCAATTGTCCCGTGTTGCCGGGGTCGAGCCCCAGGAATGGGCCGCGCCGTTGAGCGGGCCCGAGTTCGGTTATCGCCGCCGGGCCCGGGTGGCCGTGCGCTATGACGTCAAGGCCAAGCACCTGGACGTTGGCTTTCGCGCCGTGGCCAGCCAGGACATCGTGGCCATCGATGATTGCCCGGTGCTGGTACAGGCCTTGCAACCGATCATGCAGCGCCTGCCCAACATGTTGCGGCGCCTGAGCAAACCTCAGGCCCTGGGGCATGTGGAGTTGTTCAGCGGTTCGTCGATTGCGGTGTTGCTGCGGCATATGGCGCCGCTGTCGGACGCCGACCTGGTGGTGCTGCAAGAATTCTGTGCCTTCCATGATGCCCAGTTGTGGCTGCATGGAGAGGGCGAGCCGCAGCCGTTCGCGGCTGGGCCGGGCCTGGGCTATCGTCTGCAGCAGTGGGACTTGGACCTGGCTTACCGGCCTGGGGATTTTGTGCAGGTCAACGCCGGGGTCAACGAAGCGATGGTTGCCCAGGCGCTGGATTGGCTGGCACCACGTTCCGACGAACGGGTGCTGGACCTGTTCTGCGGCCTGGGCAACTTTGCCCTGCCTCTGGCGCGCCAAGTGCGTGAAGTGGTCGCGGTAGAGGGCGTGCAGGCCATGGTGGACCGCGCGGCGCTGAATGCCGCAAGCAACAATTTGCATAATGTGCAGTTTTTTCAGGCCGATTTGTCCCAGCCTTTGAGTGATGCGCAGTGGGCCAAAGCAGGCTTTTGTGCGGTACTCTTGGACCCACCCCGCGATGGTGCCCTGGAGGTTGTGCGCAAGCTCGCCACTCTGGGGGCTGATCGCCTGGTGTATGTGTCCTGCAATCCAGCCACGCTGGCGCGGGACACTGTCGAGTTGGTCAAGCAAGGCTACCGGCTAAAACGTGCCGGGATCCTCGATATGTTTCCGCAAACTGCGCATGTCGAGGCGATGGCGTTATTTGAAGCGAGCTAG